The Callithrix jacchus isolate 240 chromosome X, calJac240_pri, whole genome shotgun sequence genome contains a region encoding:
- the LOC128930655 gene encoding uncharacterized protein LOC128930655 — translation MEGPTSSTNGKKRKSPCESSNKESDETQETLNGALASEQSLKKTKKSQYPTILVFYYRKGKKICSNQMEKDQSRQNSIDPIQEEGDKDLGPCEGSSQKDENLDSWEGYSQEDEDLDDSAEGSSQEAEDLDSCEGSSQKDEELDPCEGSSHNDKDLDSWEESSQKDEDLDSWEGYSQEDEDLDSYGGSSKKDEDLDSYEGSSKKDEDLGPWEGSSQKDEDLDSWEGYSQEDEDLDSYEGSSKKDEDLDSYEGYSKKDEDLDSWEGYSQEDEDLDSYEGSSKKDEDLDSYEGYSKKDEDLGPWEGSSQKDEDLGSWEGYSQEDEDLDSYEGSSKKDEDLDSYEGSSKKDEDLGPWEGSSQKDKDLDSWEGSSQENTDRDTWEGSSQRDEDVDPLEGPSQKYKDLDPCKKSSQQDEDLNSCERSSQKDEDLN, via the coding sequence ACACAGGAGACACTGAACGGAGCTTTAGCCTCTGAACAAAGCTTGAAGAAGACCAAAAAATCACAATATCCAACAATATTAGTGTTTTACTACAGGAAGGGtaagaaaatatgttcaaatcAAATGGAGAAAGACCAGTCCCGACAGAATTCCATTGATCCAATCCAAGAGGAGGGGGACAAAGACCTAGGCCCATGTGAAGGATCTTCACAGAAGGACGAAAACCTAGACTCATGGGAAGGATACTCACAAGAGGATGAAGACCTAGATGACTCAGCTGAAGGATCTTCACAGGAGGCCGAAGACCTAGACTCATGTGAAGGATCTTCACAGAAGGACGAAGAGCTCGACCCATGTGAGGGATCTTCACACAACGACAAAGACCTTGACTCATGGGAAGAATCTTCACAGAAGGACGAAGACCTCGACTCATGGGAAGGATACTCACAGGAGGATGAAGACCTCGACTCATATGGAGGATCTTCAAAGAAGGATGAAGACCTCGACTCATATGAAGGATCTTCAAAGAAGGATGAAGACCTCGGCCCATGGGAAGGATCTTCACAGAAGGACGAAGACCTCGACTCATGGGAAGGATATTCACAGGAGGATGAAGACCTCGACTCATATGAAGGATCTTCAAAGAAGGATGAAGACCTCGACTCATATGAAGGATATTCAAAGAAGGATGAAGACCTCGACTCATGGGAAGGATATTCACAGGAGGATGAAGACCTCGACTCATATGAAGGATCTTCAAAGAAGGATGAAGACCTCGACTCATATGAAGGATATTCAAAGAAGGATGAAGACCTCGGCCCATGGGAAGGATCTTCACAGAAGGACGAAGACCTCGGCTCATGGGAAGGATACTCACAGGAGGATGAAGACCTTGACTCATATGAAGGATCTTCAAAGAAGGATGAAGACCTCGACTCATATGAAGGATCTTCAAAGAAGGATGAAGACCTCGGCCCATGGGAAGGATCTTCACAGAAGGACAAAGACCTTGACTCATGGGAAGGATCTTCACAGGAGAACACAGACCGCGACACATGGGAAGGATCTTCACAGAGGGACGAAGACGTCGACCCATTGGAAGGACCTTCACAGAAGTACAAAGACCTCGACCCATGTAAAAAGTCTTCACAGCAGGACGAAGACCTCAACTCATGTGAACGCTCTTCACAGAAGGATGAAGACCTCAACTGA